The DNA region GCTAGACAATAATGTGCAAGCTCGCACCAAGGGGCTCCAGGAGTAAATTTTAGAACACCTAGCTAGCAAGTGTTTGTGATATGATGATGTAATTTGATTGGTAGTGAGCTAAGGTATGCTAGTTATCACGACTTAATCACTGAACAAAATAAAACAACCCTGATAAATGACCTTGACTCATATTTTTGCCAAGGAAAATCATTATCAGCAAGATAgacttattttaatttttttttaaatggttgtTGTGAAGTAGTTTCAGGAACTGGATCAGGTTGAATACTTGGTAATTAAACAGGGCATTGACTCACCCGCTCTTCTCAATGTCTTTTTCAATTAAAATAGGAATCTACAGGCAGCCATCGGTGCATATTATGACGTTGAGAGTCCCAGCATCAACACACCATTCATGTCCTTTTTGGAGGATGTGACAATTGGTGAGGGAGAGTCTGTTCCCCCCGACACACCGTTTACAAAGACCTGGAGGATACAGAACACAGGTGGGGTTACCTTTTATTCATCCAGATTATATCACCATACATATGATTCAGTCACAAAAGAAGAAAAACCTTCACTGCAATGTAAGACCCGGAAACCACTGGCCTGTAAACGTGTGTGTGGTGGAGGTAAGGTATGAGTAACTGCATGGTTGGCAAGTGAGCATTGTGTCTGAAAAGTGTGTATCAAATGTCTGTGTGTTTCACAGGTGCAGAGTCCTGGCCACCCGGGGTATGTCTGAAGTACATTGGAGGGGACCAGTTTGGCCACGTCAACATGGTGATGGTGCGCTGTCTAGACCCCCAGGAGATCTCAGACGTCAGTGTGCAGATGCACAGCCCCCTGGCACCCGGCATGTACCAGGGTCAATGGAGGATGTGCACAGCCACAGGACTGTTTTACGgaggtatgtcccaaatggcgcaGATACACTGTTTTGTGGACCATTGTTTTCTATAAGGGTGTAATTAATTCCAGAAAGTATCCAGACAcggttattttttaaatatatctatatatatatttttttttttatatgtttGTGTGCTAACTTTTTACTGTGTAGTCCTTTTTCAAGATATTAAGTCGTCAATCAATGTCTTGAAATTGGTCAACTTTACCAAAATGTCGTGCAGATGTAGGCATATCTGTGGGGTATTTAACTCCCAGCACTCTGTCTCCTGGACAGAACACGTCACCCATAATGCCTGGTGTGTGTCACTCTCTGTCCACACAGACGTGATCTGGGTGATCCTCAGCGTAGAGGTGGGGGGCCTTTTGGGCGTGACACAGCAGCTGTCCTCCTTCGAGACAGAGTTCAACACCCAGCCGCACCGCAACGTGGAGGGAGACTTCAACCCCTTTGCCTCGCCACAGAAGAGCAAACACAACGCCGGAGACCGCAACAACTTCAAAGACCCTGGAGGAGCCTGGGAGGGCATGCAGGACGCCATCCAGCAAGATCAAAACGGACTGTCTCACAATGCTGTAAATAGAGCATCGAATGGGCTCCAAAACAATCTATCAGTAGTGACTTACAGTCAGGTATGTATGAATTGATGAACCAAGGTTGGCTTGCCTCGAAACAAGGTGACGTCCACTCCTCACTGTTTTCTGCTTAAACATTGGGCCTCTTGTGGGAGAAGTGAGTGGTTGTTACTATATTTCTTGAGGTGATTTTTTTATTTCTTCAGTGCCATGTTTGGATGTGTGTAAAAACAACTCTCCTCATGGCTGAATTTGAAAACTCTTGATTCAAAATGCTGTTTTTGTGTTCATAAAAAAGTACAGTGTTAGTGAGGTTTTTTTTCCAGGCGTTGCCACTACGGTACAGTTACAGTATGTGTGCTTGGTAGTGTGGAAAACACACATTAGAGCTCTACTCTGAATTGTAGCACAGACTGATTGTTCTCCACCACTGTTTATCAGTAATCTATGAAGAGCATTGATGTGATTTAGACACTGGTTACATGTTACACATTTTTTCAAGTGTGTATTGCACACTCACCTGGCTCAAAAGTAAGCCTACCTGTCACCTTAGTG from Coregonus clupeaformis isolate EN_2021a chromosome 12, ASM2061545v1, whole genome shotgun sequence includes:
- the LOC121578344 gene encoding protein ILRUN, which produces MEGMDLDPELMQKFNCMGTTDKDVLISEFQRLLGFQLNPAGCAFFLDMTNWNLQAAIGAYYDVESPSINTPFMSFLEDVTIGEGESVPPDTPFTKTWRIQNTGAESWPPGVCLKYIGGDQFGHVNMVMVRCLDPQEISDVSVQMHSPLAPGMYQGQWRMCTATGLFYGDVIWVILSVEVGGLLGVTQQLSSFETEFNTQPHRNVEGDFNPFASPQKSKHNAGDRNNFKDPGGAWEGMQDAIQQDQNGLSHNAVNRASNGLQNNLSVVTYSQGIHGPYPFGQS